In Xyrauchen texanus isolate HMW12.3.18 chromosome 13, RBS_HiC_50CHRs, whole genome shotgun sequence, a single genomic region encodes these proteins:
- the LOC127653513 gene encoding Fanconi anemia group D2 protein-like — MMRKKKRSSTTVDEDSTLDIPKSKKTKSSGRPTKSSVQDSHPDSVFVQFLKESGVTLTPGNTANEIAVDQVIFQKRLQQRLRKNPRSPNEFISGLETYFEEPERFRNCLLPCVPASAGQENTNSGSYQESLVRLLLGIEMLQTLVINTLFEKLPEFMFEGVCEDGLNVPRLIINQLKWLDRIVDGKDLSTKLMQMVSVAPVEIQRDIITSLPEILEDSQHGDMARELNGLLQQNTQLTVPILDALSSLNLSSALLSEVREAVMGTLSAVQLEDLPVVVKFILHSISASDVNEVVCDLRKKLELEQCVLPAVLQASQSRMNSKKAGRSSSVPSCSSGQDSVTLILEVIKSAIRFQKAITEAWLKAIENVDESEDHKVVDLLVLFILHSTNANHSRRGAERVFKVKVRKGLIQETLLQKAFKGHAQVMRGYFSSILALAQGLLRSPDCCVVPFGGHMYKQAFTAFDSYCQQEVVGSLVTHACSGVSGEVDVALDLLCELVSQRPTEMSQFVAFLKGILDYMDNLSSQQIRRLFHLLSRLAFGQEQQGGHIQDDMHIVIRKQLSSTVPKYKRIGIIGAVMMVGSMGACRNKPDGSQGGTLPKETHRQVMALLELVRSCSESSPEAAALCYDELANLMQTCKLDPLVQAWIGKSVLEDFQEDFVVDLGPQISGLFLFPASVMYNLDEEESQGGIAINLLPLMAQDQQHKTDTPQPAGVKRERHVSPLCLSPFFRLLRLCEEVQHQGELEEIDALLGCSLVLTDMEVVEKVESLSKTEREFLCSMLFHTINWFREVVNAFCRQKDPEMKMKVVTRIQNITFLQSLLQTCLTATPGYIPPQANFDGESAEGMIPSSSIAPPKKAKKESTGKKRKASASKNSSADKSQLDGATEAEESQQDHPEKESEREKEKDAKSGVSLSSYWPFFRELDVEALSVLQCGLLSRTLLDTELHSKVREEVQLGPAELHFLLEDMWRKMDFSLASAPAKKAPFLKSKTDRAVGFAHLQQKNAKEIATCCIELLPTLCTHLENCHNHFQTVLSENQGVVDAPGVDVKEQQLMCSAYQLLLQVLHTTFSWAGFSGPEHRALLKNALGVLASRLKEEETDLTLDQLSRHAFQYLQNFRSTVPSLSTALCLTQLLIVLSQYGGSNHRTYREQISSLARHFLCQEWVTVSGERERGNKYNDALQTLLSIYLEHTDDVLKAVEEITSEGIPELLNAAKDSSSRSWPTLNRQTFLVYYKSMMAELERAVRKIPPSKQADNREVLSEKLLTWNLAVRDFHILINLVKVFDSRPVFMVCLKYGRLFLESFLKLGMPLLDYSFKKHKEDVQSLLKTFQLSTRQLHHMCGHSKIRQDTGLTNHVPALKKNLEQFVYRVKAMLALNHCQEAFWLGNLKNRDLKGEEILSQRSQAADEDEEEEESSQLQSEVEQESDSDERNNGHQEEVVEESDESD, encoded by the exons CTGTGGACCAAGTTATATTTCAAAAGCGACTCCAGCAGCGTCTACGAAAGAATCCCAGATCCCCCAAT GAGTTCATATCTGGGCTGGAAACATACTTCGAAGAGCCAGAAAGATTCAGAAACTGCCTGCTTCCATGTGTGCCAGCATCTGCCGGACAGGAAAATACCAA TTCTGGTTCCTATCAGGAGAGTCTTGTGCGCTTGTTGCTTGGAATAGAGATGCTACag ACACTGGTTATAAACACATTGTTTGAAAAGCTTCCAGAATTCATGTTTGAGGG AGTGTGTGAGGATGGCCTCAATGTTCCCCGTCTCATTATTAACCAGTTAAAATGGTTGGACCGAATTGTAGATGGCAAG GATTTGAGCACTAAGCTTATGCAGATGGTGTCTGTGGCTCCTGTGGAAATCCAGCGGGACATTATTACCAGCTTACCTGAAATCCTGGAGGACTCCCAGCATGGAGATATGGCCAGAGAACTGAA CGGTTTACTCCAGCAAAACACTCAGCTCACTGTGCCTATTTTGGACGCTTTGTCCAGCCTGAATCTGAGCTCTGCATTACTGTCAGAG GTGCGTGAGGCAGTTATGGGAACTCTGTCTGCCGTGCAGTTAGAGGATCTTCCTGTTGTAGTGAAGTTCATCTTGCACTCCATCTCTGCATCTGATGTTAATGAG GTGGTATGTGATTTGCGTAAAAAGCTGGAGTTGGAGCAGTGTGTTTTGCCAGCAGTGCTGCAGGCCTCTCAGAGTCGTATGAACAGTAAAAAAGCAGGAAG GTCATCCAGTGTCCCATCATGCAGCAGTGGTCAGGACAGCGTGACTCTGATTCTGGAAGTCATAAAGTCGGCTATCCGCTTTCAGAAGGCCATCACAGAGGCCTGGCTGAAG gccatagagaatgttgatgagtCAGAGGACCACAAG GTGGTTGATCTGTTAGTGCTGTTCATCCTTCACTCCACTAATGCAAACCACAGCCGACGTGGGGCCGAAAGAGTGTTTAAGGTCAAAGTTCGCAAAGGTCTTATTCAGGAAACCCTCCTGCAGAAGGCCTTCAAAGGTCATGCTCAG GTGATGCGGGGTTATTTCTCATCAATTCTGGCTCTAGCTCAGGGACTCTTGCGTTCTCCAGACTGCTGTGTGGTGCCTTTCGGAGGTCACATGTACAAACAGGCCTTCACTGCCTTTGACTCCTACTGTCAGCAG GAGGTGGTGGGCTCTCTAGTCACACACGCATGCAGTGGTGTGAGTGGGGAGGTGGATGTGGCTCTGGATCTTCTCTGTGAGCTGGTGTCTCAGAGACCTACAGAGATGAGCCAGTTCGTTGCTTTTTTGAAG GGTATTCTGGACTACATGGATAACCTGAGCTCACAGCAGATCAGACGACTATTCCACCTGCTCAGCCGCCTGGCGTTCGGACAAGAGCAGCAGGGAGGGCACATCCAG GATGACATGCACATCGTCATCCGTAAGCAGCTGTCCAGCACGGTGCCCAAGTACAAGCGCATTGGTATTATTGGTGCAGTTATGATGGTGGGCAGTATGGGGGCCTGCAG AAATAAGCCTGACGGCTCTCAAGGTGGCACGCTGCCTaaagagacacacagacag gtgATGGCTCTGTTGGAGCTGGTACGTTCATGCAGTGAGAGTTCTCCAGAAGCTGCTGCTCTCTGTTATGATGAGCTGGCCAACCTGATGCAGACCTGCAAACTGGACCCtcttgtgcag GCTTGGATCGGGAAGAGTGTGTTAGAAGATTTCCAAGAAGACTTTGttgttgaccttggacctcagataTCAGG tttgtttttgtttcctgCCTCTGTGATGTACAATCTGGATGAGGAGGAGAGTCAGGGAGGAATTGCTATCAATCTTCTTCCTCTAATGGCTCAAGACCAGCAACACAAAACAGACACACCCCAACCAGCTGGAGTCAAGAGAGAGAG GCATGTGTCTCCTCTGTGTCTGTCCCCATTTTTCCGTCTGCTGAGGTTGTGCGAAGAAGTGCAGCATCAGGGAGAGCTGGAAGAGATTGATGCTCTGTTAG GATGTTCTCTGGTTCTAACTGATATGGAGGTGGTGGAAAAGGTGGAGAGTTTGTCTAAGACTGAGAGGGAGTTCCTCTGTTCAATGCTCTTTCACACCATCAACTGGTTCAGAGAG GTGGTGAATGCATTTTGCAGGCAGAAAGATCCTGAGATGAAAATGAAGGTTGTAACTCGCATTCAAAACATAACTTTCCTTCAGAGTTTACTGCAGACATGCTTGACAG caacaCCAGGCTACATTCCTCCTCAGGCTAACTTTGATGGAGAGAGCGCTGAGGGGATGATACCCTCCTCTTCCATTGCTCCAccaaagaaagcaaagaaag AGTCAACTGGGAAGAAAAGGAAGGCCTCGGCGAGTAAAAACTCTTCAGCGGACAAGTCACAGCTGGATGGGGCCACAGAGGCAGAGGAGTCCCAACAG GACCATCCGGAGAAAGAAagtgagagggagaaagagaaggaTGCCAAATCAGGAGTCAGTCTGTCATCCTACTGGCCGTTCTTCAGAGAGCTGGACGTTGAAGCTCTGAGCGTGCTGCAGTGTGGCCTTCTGTCCCGAACACTACTGGACACTGAACTACACAGCAAG gTCAGAGAAGAAGTGCAGTTGGGCCCTGCCGAGTTGCACTTCCTGCTGGAGGATATGTGGCGAAAAATGGACTTCAGTTTGGCATCTGCTCCCGCCAAGAAAGCTCCATTTCTCAAA AGTAAGACCGACAGAGCGGTGGGCTTTGCTCACCTGCAGCAGAAAAATGCCAAAGAAATCGCCACCTGTTGCATTGAACTGCTGCCCACACTCTGCACACACCTGGAGAACTGCCACAATCACtttcag ACTGTGCTCTCTGAGAATCAGGGTGTTGTTGATGCTCCTGGTGTTGATGTGAAGGAACAGCAGCTCATGTGTTCAGCCTATCAGCTCTTACTGCAAGTGCTACACACCACGTTCAGTTG GGCAGGTTTCTCTGGTCCAGAGCATCGTGCTCTGCTGAAGAATGCCCTGGGGGTACTGGCCAGCCGACTCAAAGAAGAAGAGACTGACCTGACCCTTGATCAGCTCAGCAG GCATGCTTTTCAGTACCTGCAGAACTTCCGGAGCACAGTGCCCAGCCTAAGCACAGCCCTGTGTCTGACCCAGCTGCTCATCGTGCTGTCCCAGTATGGAGGATCAAACCACAGGACCTACAGAGAACAGATCT CATCTCTTGCGAGGCATTTTCTTTGTCAAGAATGGGTTACAGTGagcggagagagagagcgaggaaACAAATACAATGACGCTCTTCAAACGCTTCTCAG TATTTATCTGGAGCACACAGATGATGTTCTGAAGGCGGTGGAGGAAATCACAAGCGAGGGAATTCCAGAGCTGTTGAATGCTGCTAAAGACTCCAGCTCACGTAGCTGGCCAACACTCAACAG GCAGACCTTCCTGGTGTACTACAAGAGCATGATGGCAGAGCTGGAGAGAGCTGTACGCAAGATTCCTCCCAGCAAACAGGCAGATAATcgagag GTGCTAAGTGAGAAACTCTTAACATGGAATCTAGCTGTACGGGACTTCCACATACTAATAAACCTGGTCAAG GTGTTTGATAGCAGGCCAGTGTTCATGGTTTGTTTAAAG TATGGTCGTCTTTTCCTGGAGTCGTTTCTTAAGCTTGGAATGCCTCTGCTTGACTACAGCTTTAAAAAACACAAG GAGGATGTCCAGAGTCTACTGAAGACCTTTCAGCTAAGTACTAGAcaactccaccacatgtgtggcCACTCAAAG ATTAGGCAAGATACAGGGCTGACCAATCATGTTCCAGCCTTAAAGAAAAATCTAGAGCAGTTTGTGTATCGTGTGAAGGCCATGCTCGCTCTTAACCACTGCCAGGAGGCCTTCTGGCTGGGGAACCTGAAGAACAGAGACCTAAAG GGTGAAGAGATTCTCTCACAAAGGTCGCAGGCagctgatgaagatgaagaagaggaagagTCCTCTCAGTTGCAAAGTGAAGTGGAG CAGGAGAGTGACTCTGATGAGAGAAACAATGGACATCAAGAGGAAGTAGTAGAGGAATCTGATGAATCAGACTAA